In Methanofastidiosum sp., the following proteins share a genomic window:
- the purL gene encoding phosphoribosylformylglycinamidine synthase subunit PurL, giving the protein MSSKQNVFEINLDLPDEKLLELSRKIGIGLSLDEMKSVKNYFREQGRNPTDIEIQAIGQAWSEHCCYKSSKSLLKKFIFNIEAPQNIFVIKEDAGVVEFDKDYAYVLALESHNHPSAVEPYGGAATGIGGILRDVVCMGAQPVALIDPIFFGPLDLPYDQLPKGIKHPEFIFRGVVAGIRDYGNRVGIPTVSGSVYFHPGYTGNCLVNVGCVGIIKKDDIIHSRVKELGDIFVMVGGKTGRDGIHGVNFASAELDEESETSSRSAVQVGDPITKEPLIHACLEANTKKLLNGMKDLGGGGLSCVVGEMAHAGGFGAKVNLEKVLLKEKGMKPWEIWVSESQERMMLAVSKENLKKVLDIFDKWDVNAAIIGETITERRVLVYYEGEKIFDMDSEFLTGGPLYARDVKVVQRAQKDIQTQAPKDANEILIKMLSDPNIASKDWVILQYDHTVRGSTSLTPLYGDVVNFSPQDSAIIKPVEELNKGLVISTAVNPFLLEYDPYWGAASAIDEIYRNIVAVGGKPHSLADCLNFGNPEKPERFGDFYQAVMGLNFATKDLQVSFSSGNVSLYNESMVGSCPPTPTIVGIGIIDDVDKKISSNFKKEQNSIYLIGNTEREFGGSLYYRILGIDGGIAPKMNPENLIHYSKVLLDSMQNGIVKSCHDLSEGGLAVAIAEMAFGSDYGAEIELPIIKGMRADEFFFSESNTRWVVEVKDEKEFESLFNKNKVPFIKIGKVSGKNLRIKQNGNTIIDTPVEKLRDKWKNAIWEHMG; this is encoded by the coding sequence ATGAGTAGCAAACAAAATGTTTTTGAAATTAATCTTGACTTGCCTGACGAAAAACTTCTAGAGTTAAGTAGGAAGATAGGGATAGGACTTTCCTTAGATGAAATGAAGTCAGTCAAAAATTACTTTAGAGAGCAAGGTAGGAATCCAACAGATATCGAAATACAGGCTATAGGCCAGGCATGGTCAGAACACTGCTGTTACAAATCATCAAAGAGTTTATTGAAAAAATTTATTTTTAATATTGAGGCTCCACAGAATATTTTTGTCATAAAGGAAGACGCCGGAGTAGTAGAGTTTGATAAAGATTATGCTTATGTTTTGGCTCTAGAAAGCCACAATCATCCATCTGCAGTTGAGCCATATGGAGGAGCGGCTACGGGAATTGGTGGGATTCTTAGAGATGTTGTATGTATGGGGGCGCAACCTGTTGCTCTAATAGACCCTATATTTTTTGGGCCACTAGATTTACCTTACGACCAACTACCAAAGGGTATAAAGCATCCTGAATTCATATTTAGAGGCGTAGTTGCTGGAATTAGGGACTATGGGAACAGAGTAGGAATACCAACTGTATCTGGGTCAGTTTACTTCCACCCAGGATATACAGGTAACTGCCTTGTAAATGTCGGATGTGTTGGGATAATTAAGAAGGACGATATAATCCACAGTAGAGTCAAAGAGCTTGGGGATATCTTCGTTATGGTCGGTGGGAAGACCGGCAGAGATGGTATTCATGGTGTAAACTTCGCATCCGCAGAGCTTGATGAAGAGTCAGAAACATCTTCACGTTCTGCAGTTCAAGTGGGAGACCCAATAACAAAAGAACCGTTAATCCATGCTTGCCTTGAAGCTAATACAAAAAAACTTCTGAACGGTATGAAGGATTTGGGTGGCGGGGGCTTATCGTGCGTAGTAGGAGAAATGGCCCACGCTGGTGGTTTTGGAGCTAAGGTCAATTTAGAAAAGGTATTGTTAAAAGAAAAAGGGATGAAACCCTGGGAAATATGGGTATCAGAATCCCAAGAAAGGATGATGCTTGCCGTTTCAAAAGAAAATCTGAAGAAAGTTCTTGATATTTTTGACAAGTGGGATGTTAATGCAGCCATTATTGGTGAAACGATTACTGAGAGGAGAGTCTTGGTATACTACGAAGGAGAGAAGATATTTGACATGGATTCAGAATTTTTAACAGGTGGACCACTATATGCAAGAGATGTCAAAGTTGTTCAAAGAGCCCAGAAAGATATCCAAACTCAAGCACCTAAAGATGCAAATGAAATATTAATCAAGATGCTTTCAGACCCAAATATCGCATCAAAGGATTGGGTTATTCTTCAATATGACCATACTGTTAGAGGATCAACTTCACTTACTCCACTATACGGGGATGTTGTTAACTTTTCACCACAAGACTCTGCTATTATAAAGCCAGTAGAGGAGCTTAACAAGGGATTAGTTATCTCAACAGCGGTAAATCCATTCTTATTGGAATATGATCCTTACTGGGGAGCAGCCTCTGCTATAGATGAAATCTACAGAAATATAGTTGCAGTTGGCGGTAAACCTCACTCTTTGGCAGATTGTCTCAACTTTGGAAATCCCGAGAAACCCGAGAGGTTCGGGGACTTTTATCAAGCTGTGATGGGATTAAACTTTGCTACAAAAGATCTCCAGGTATCATTTTCATCAGGCAATGTAAGCCTTTACAATGAAAGCATGGTTGGGAGTTGCCCCCCAACGCCAACTATCGTTGGAATCGGTATAATTGATGATGTAGATAAAAAAATCAGTTCCAACTTCAAGAAAGAACAAAATTCAATATATCTTATTGGTAATACTGAAAGAGAATTTGGTGGTTCATTATACTACAGGATTTTAGGAATAGACGGGGGAATTGCCCCTAAAATGAATCCAGAGAACTTGATACATTATTCAAAGGTCCTACTTGATTCTATGCAAAATGGTATTGTGAAAAGCTGTCATGATTTAAGCGAAGGGGGCTTAGCCGTTGCTATTGCTGAAATGGCATTTGGCAGTGATTATGGCGCAGAAATTGAATTGCCAATTATAAAAGGTATGAGGGCAGACGAATTTTTCTTTTCAGAATCAAATACCAGATGGGTAGTTGAAGTTAAAGACGAAAAAGAGTTTGAATCACTGTTTAATAAAAATAAAGTACCTTTCATAAAAATTGGAAAAGTATCAGGAAAAAATCTACGGATAAAACAGAATGGGAATACAATAATAGATACTCCTGTTGAGAAATTAAGGGATAAATGGAAAAACGCAATCTGGGAGCATATGGGGTGA
- the purQ gene encoding phosphoribosylformylglycinamidine synthase subunit PurQ: MDRSEIKVCVLRIEGTNNEDEMYYAFKRLGASPELVHLKDLKDIFDYNCLMIPGGFSAGDYVRAGAIFASRIRARMANDLHKFIDEGWPVGGICNGFQVLVELGVLPGFKRMDYPDACLFLNNSARFECRPTLLKHENKGKCVFTRNIPRGEVMLVPSAHGEGKLLFPREKEKEYFDRLFENDQVVFRYVDKDGEYAGYPWNPNGSAHNIAGICNEAGNVFGMMPHPERAYFDKNKNGNSGMKLFESVLKYIEEK, encoded by the coding sequence ATGGACAGGTCTGAGATTAAAGTTTGTGTTTTAAGAATAGAAGGAACAAACAATGAAGATGAGATGTACTACGCTTTCAAGAGATTAGGGGCATCTCCTGAACTTGTTCATTTGAAAGATCTCAAAGATATATTTGATTATAATTGCCTTATGATCCCCGGGGGATTTTCTGCCGGAGATTATGTAAGAGCTGGGGCAATATTTGCCTCAAGGATTAGAGCAAGGATGGCAAATGACTTGCATAAATTCATAGACGAAGGCTGGCCTGTAGGCGGAATTTGTAATGGATTTCAAGTTCTAGTTGAGCTTGGAGTCCTACCTGGATTTAAAAGAATGGATTATCCTGATGCATGTCTATTTTTGAATAATTCTGCAAGATTTGAATGTAGACCAACATTACTAAAACATGAAAACAAAGGCAAGTGTGTCTTCACAAGAAATATACCTAGAGGAGAAGTAATGCTTGTTCCATCAGCTCATGGAGAAGGGAAGCTACTGTTTCCAAGAGAAAAGGAAAAAGAATACTTTGATAGATTATTTGAAAATGATCAAGTTGTATTTAGATATGTCGATAAAGACGGAGAATATGCGGGATATCCTTGGAATCCAAATGGCTCGGCACACAATATAGCCGGTATTTGTAATGAGGCTGGAAATGTATTCGGGATGATGCCACATCCAGAAAGGGCTTATTTCGATAAAAATAAGAATGGGAATTCGGGTATGAAACTCTTTGAATCGGTTTTAAAATATATAGAGGAAAAATAA
- a CDS encoding isoprenylcysteine carboxylmethyltransferase family protein, producing the protein MPKTKLSHKIIIRGILSYGLILALTFICAGRLNYWQGWIYNGLNILFVLLTYYYLSDDTGLIAERLKPGEGMKSWDKIYFMVSSPSYFVMIILSALDVGRFGWTPKLPLLGVIVGILLYIIGQSIFLWAKKSNKFFSTVVRIQKERGHKVCKGGPYAYVRHPGYISGIMYTFATPLVLGSFWGLTINLFTIVPLLVRTYLEDTTLQKELDGYLEYTKEVKYRLIPRIW; encoded by the coding sequence ATGCCCAAAACAAAATTAAGTCATAAAATCATAATTAGAGGAATTCTTAGTTATGGCTTGATACTCGCCCTTACCTTTATTTGCGCAGGCCGTTTAAACTACTGGCAAGGTTGGATCTATAATGGATTGAATATTCTTTTTGTTTTACTAACTTATTATTATTTGTCAGATGACACCGGGCTAATTGCAGAACGATTAAAGCCAGGAGAGGGAATGAAAAGCTGGGATAAAATATACTTCATGGTATCCTCCCCTTCTTATTTTGTCATGATAATTTTATCTGCTCTTGATGTTGGTCGTTTTGGTTGGACTCCGAAGCTTCCTTTATTAGGTGTAATTGTTGGTATTCTTCTTTACATAATTGGGCAATCAATATTCTTATGGGCAAAGAAATCGAATAAATTCTTCTCTACAGTTGTTAGAATCCAAAAAGAAAGAGGGCACAAAGTATGTAAAGGTGGACCATACGCATACGTAAGGCATCCTGGCTACATTAGCGGAATAATGTATACTTTTGCAACACCTTTGGTATTGGGATCTTTCTGGGGATTAACAATTAATTTATTTACAATCGTGCCATTATTAGTAAGAACTTACCTTGAAGATACAACTTTACAGAAAGAACTAGATGGCTATCTTGAATATACTAAAGAAGTTAAATATAGATTAATCCCAAGGATATGGTAG
- a CDS encoding phosphoribosylglycinamide synthetase C domain-containing protein, translating into MSEVWAVVGGGAREWALAESITRSKNVSEVHVLPGNLGGAFEKKCVWPIGNDRVKIKNFDDVKQFFIDYKQEIQENNGRVKRLDDLNDIISYLSENNIDMVIGGQEKYLSLGLKENCEKKGIPCWGPTSKAMIVEADKCHTNELMKKWGIPCPPFENFYSPESAKAFLNENFGKNGKKYVVKYPYLLDGKGSRVCNTLEEALSAVDDFMVSGVICKPVDKLTIEERFYGEEVMVFYAVHEGHVKYLGSAKDFPERFDPEDTFLIERFNKRMGHPSEMVNYITGGMGVVAPHPLLKDREDLVKKIEDTIVVPFLTNLLEEEKLAFNGIIYFGLCALKGNNTYNFYVFEINGRDGSPEAEGRWPTIETSLYDIAKKSYEGKLEDLNVKFKDNVCVGVFTVSGSFPWFRGCGFEASQMPPGYPGKHLTGQVIDYSNDIPHNSFHRHAGTFITQTGNVAVGGGRVILGGGLASTYSEASKIAYEVISDKYMRFVGKSFRKKIGEGID; encoded by the coding sequence TTGAGCGAAGTATGGGCTGTTGTTGGTGGAGGGGCAAGAGAGTGGGCTTTAGCAGAATCAATTACTAGATCTAAGAATGTATCAGAAGTCCATGTACTCCCTGGAAATCTTGGTGGGGCATTTGAAAAAAAATGCGTCTGGCCAATTGGGAACGATAGAGTCAAGATTAAGAATTTTGATGACGTAAAGCAGTTTTTTATCGATTACAAACAAGAGATTCAAGAAAATAACGGTAGGGTAAAGAGACTTGATGATCTTAATGATATTATTTCTTATCTTTCCGAAAATAATATTGATATGGTAATTGGGGGCCAAGAAAAATACCTATCACTTGGACTAAAAGAAAATTGCGAAAAAAAAGGAATACCTTGTTGGGGACCAACATCTAAGGCTATGATAGTAGAAGCTGATAAATGCCATACCAATGAACTTATGAAAAAATGGGGCATACCGTGCCCTCCTTTTGAAAATTTTTATAGCCCAGAATCAGCAAAGGCTTTTCTAAATGAAAATTTCGGTAAAAACGGAAAGAAATACGTTGTAAAGTATCCATATTTACTTGATGGAAAAGGATCAAGAGTGTGTAATACTCTTGAAGAGGCTTTGAGCGCTGTTGATGACTTTATGGTATCTGGTGTTATTTGTAAGCCCGTGGATAAATTGACCATAGAGGAAAGGTTCTATGGCGAAGAGGTAATGGTTTTCTATGCAGTTCATGAAGGTCATGTGAAATATCTTGGAAGTGCAAAAGATTTTCCGGAAAGATTTGATCCAGAAGATACTTTCTTGATTGAGAGATTCAACAAGAGAATGGGCCACCCAAGTGAAATGGTAAACTACATAACGGGTGGGATGGGTGTTGTCGCCCCACATCCACTTTTGAAGGACAGAGAAGATTTAGTTAAAAAAATTGAGGATACTATAGTTGTTCCGTTTTTAACAAATCTCTTAGAAGAAGAAAAACTAGCTTTCAATGGAATAATCTACTTTGGTCTATGTGCCTTAAAGGGGAATAATACTTACAACTTTTATGTATTTGAAATAAACGGGAGAGATGGATCACCCGAAGCAGAAGGCAGGTGGCCAACAATAGAGACTTCTCTTTATGATATAGCAAAAAAGAGTTATGAAGGAAAACTTGAAGATCTAAATGTCAAGTTTAAAGACAATGTTTGTGTTGGGGTATTTACAGTAAGCGGAAGCTTCCCTTGGTTTAGGGGGTGTGGATTTGAAGCTTCTCAAATGCCTCCGGGATATCCCGGAAAACACCTTACAGGCCAAGTAATAGATTACTCTAACGACATTCCCCACAATTCATTCCACAGGCATGCTGGCACATTTATTACTCAAACTGGTAAT
- the purS gene encoding phosphoribosylformylglycinamidine synthase subunit PurS, whose amino-acid sequence MKVEIKVGLKEGITDPEGLNIKKSLKLLSFDNVENVEVKRSYVIEISGKDEKKIREDVDMMCKKLLINPVIHDYEVEMIK is encoded by the coding sequence TTGAAGGTAGAAATTAAAGTTGGATTAAAAGAAGGAATTACAGACCCTGAGGGCCTTAATATCAAAAAATCCCTGAAATTACTAAGTTTTGATAATGTCGAAAATGTTGAAGTAAAAAGAAGCTACGTCATAGAGATAAGTGGAAAGGATGAAAAGAAGATCAGAGAAGACGTTGACATGATGTGCAAAAAACTCCTGATTAATCCTGTAATCCACGATTATGAAGTGGAAATGATAAAATGA
- a CDS encoding formate--phosphoribosylaminoimidazolecarboxamide ligase produces MAVNDYTIATLGSHSALQILKGAKDEGFKTLCIAKKGAEKVYRSFGVADEILLVDHFKELFSLQDELIKRNTILIPHGSFIAYMKIDDFKDLKVMYFGNKDVLEWESSRELERQWLTDANIKIPRIFDTPEDIDRPVIVKFYGAQGGKGYFLAKDTKDFHEKICDHINEQYVIQEYIIGVPAYFHYFYSPLNNELEIMSFDKRYESNVDSIGRISARDQFALKKIDPSYVVVGNIPITVRESLLPEIFDMGERVIEKSKKLISKQGLFGPFCLEGVITPEEDIFIFEISARIVAGTNLFEPYSPYTYIKYGKPMSTGRRIALEIKNAINNDRLSDIVC; encoded by the coding sequence ATGGCTGTAAATGATTATACTATTGCGACACTTGGAAGTCATTCCGCCCTTCAAATATTAAAGGGTGCAAAAGATGAGGGATTTAAGACCTTATGTATAGCAAAAAAAGGAGCAGAAAAAGTTTACAGAAGTTTTGGTGTAGCCGATGAAATTCTACTTGTTGATCATTTCAAAGAGCTTTTTTCCTTGCAAGATGAATTAATAAAAAGGAATACCATCCTTATACCACACGGTTCTTTTATTGCTTATATGAAAATAGATGACTTCAAAGACTTGAAGGTAATGTACTTTGGTAATAAAGACGTGCTAGAATGGGAGTCTTCACGAGAACTTGAAAGGCAATGGTTAACTGATGCAAATATAAAAATTCCAAGAATATTTGATACCCCAGAAGATATTGATAGGCCAGTAATTGTAAAGTTTTATGGTGCACAAGGGGGAAAGGGATATTTTCTTGCCAAAGATACAAAGGATTTTCATGAAAAAATTTGTGATCATATTAACGAGCAATATGTAATCCAAGAGTATATCATTGGAGTACCTGCATATTTCCATTATTTTTACAGTCCGTTAAATAATGAACTAGAAATAATGAGCTTCGATAAAAGATATGAGAGTAATGTAGACTCTATTGGAAGGATCTCTGCAAGAGATCAATTTGCACTAAAGAAGATAGACCCAAGTTATGTCGTAGTTGGGAATATTCCAATAACTGTCAGAGAGTCATTGCTACCTGAAATATTTGACATGGGTGAGAGAGTAATTGAAAAGTCAAAAAAGTTAATTTCTAAACAAGGTCTGTTTGGCCCATTCTGTCTTGAAGGTGTAATTACACCAGAGGAAGATATATTCATATTTGAAATTTCAGCTAGAATTGTAGCGGGCACAAATCTTTTCGAACCATATTCACCTTATACTTATATCAAATACGGAAAGCCTATGTCAACAGGAAGAAGAATAGCCTTAGAGATTAAAAATGCAATAAATAATGATAGGCTTTCAGATATAGTTTGCTAG
- the purF gene encoding amidophosphoribosyltransferase, which yields MCGILGTSSNNSAYECYRGLLAIQHRGQDSAGILSFDGIVHQKKEKGLVLNVFNKEELSKLEGSKAIGHVRYPTAGTNTLCEAQPFFLSYPYGIGLAHNGNITNYQDLKVELEGKHRCIHSKSDTEVMINILSEELMKNDTFEAIKGTMERIDGSYSAVMMLPKKLIAFRDPYGNRPLVFGEKTNLDETAFSFSSESVGLDVNGYSLVRDLLPGEAIVVEDNNAEKRLLCPKGRAHCMFEWVYFSRPDSVIEGKSVYEARMELGRNIEFEGEGDVVIPVPDTARTAALGFSEKYGIKQREGLIKNRYIGRTFIMPTQISRDVAVRDKLNVIKGEIRGKRVILVDDSIVRGTTSKRIVTMLRDNGAKEVHMISTCPPIKHPCYYGIDMPTEKELIAARNTDDVAEMIGADSVTYQTIKGLVKAIGLKKDELCLACLNGDYPTHIPEETRHSLTKTRECERTGEI from the coding sequence ATGTGCGGCATATTAGGTACTTCATCGAATAATTCTGCATATGAGTGCTATAGAGGGCTTTTAGCTATTCAGCACAGGGGACAAGATTCTGCGGGTATACTATCATTTGATGGGATAGTCCATCAGAAAAAGGAAAAAGGTCTTGTGTTGAATGTTTTCAATAAGGAAGAGTTATCAAAGCTTGAAGGTTCTAAAGCCATAGGGCATGTAAGGTATCCAACAGCTGGAACAAATACCCTTTGTGAAGCTCAGCCTTTCTTTTTGAGCTATCCTTATGGAATCGGTCTTGCACATAACGGTAATATTACGAATTATCAGGATTTAAAGGTGGAACTTGAAGGGAAGCATAGATGCATTCATTCAAAGTCAGACACCGAGGTCATGATAAATATTCTTTCAGAAGAGTTAATGAAAAACGATACTTTTGAGGCCATCAAAGGAACTATGGAAAGAATTGATGGCAGCTATTCTGCAGTTATGATGTTACCAAAAAAACTCATAGCTTTCAGAGACCCGTATGGAAACAGACCATTAGTATTCGGAGAGAAAACGAATTTGGATGAAACTGCCTTTTCTTTTTCTTCTGAAAGTGTTGGTCTTGACGTGAATGGTTATTCTCTTGTTAGGGATTTACTGCCTGGTGAAGCTATAGTTGTTGAAGATAATAATGCTGAGAAGAGATTATTATGCCCAAAAGGTAGGGCTCACTGTATGTTTGAATGGGTCTATTTTTCAAGACCAGATTCTGTTATAGAGGGCAAAAGTGTCTACGAAGCTAGAATGGAACTGGGGAGGAACATAGAATTTGAAGGAGAAGGTGATGTAGTAATACCTGTACCTGACACTGCAAGAACAGCAGCTTTAGGATTTTCTGAGAAGTATGGGATTAAGCAGAGGGAAGGTTTGATAAAAAACAGGTACATTGGAAGAACTTTCATCATGCCAACTCAAATATCAAGAGATGTGGCAGTTAGAGATAAACTAAACGTCATAAAAGGAGAAATTAGGGGAAAAAGAGTAATTCTTGTGGATGATAGTATTGTTAGAGGAACAACTAGCAAGAGAATAGTTACAATGCTAAGGGATAATGGCGCCAAAGAAGTTCATATGATTTCTACTTGCCCCCCTATAAAACATCCATGTTATTATGGTATAGATATGCCTACTGAAAAGGAGTTAATTGCAGCGCGAAACACAGATGATGTTGCAGAAATGATTGGTGCGGACTCAGTTACATACCAGACGATAAAAGGCCTAGTAAAGGCAATTGGGCTTAAAAAAGATGAACTATGCCTTGCATGTCTTAATGGAGATTATCCAACACACATACCTGAAGAAACAAGGCATTCCCTAACAAAAACAAGGGAATGTGAGAGAACTGGAGAGATATAG
- the purH gene encoding bifunctional phosphoribosylaminoimidazolecarboxamide formyltransferase/IMP cyclohydrolase, which translates to MERRALISVTNKNGLETFAKTLSELGFEIVSTGGTLKFLLENGIDATPIEKITGFKEMIGGRVKTLHPNIHGGILYIRDDKGHENEISSEGIKPIDVVVCNLYAFKETVAKNPSLEDAIENIDIGGVTLLRAAAKNFKYVTVIVDPSDYSGVTKELLEKGNTSYETRKKLCVKAFSHTADYDSAIDSYLSEALTENKKLRLSYDSGKDLRYGENWHQKARFFKKDTVEPSASNMKQLHGKALSYNNYLDIEAALNAAKELSHYNAAVIVKHLNPCGIATGKTLLGALKNAWDGDRVSAYGSIIALTRKVDLETASFLKGKFVEVIVAPSFDADALEFLKNKSKDLRILETGKLFTSEEKVYKYLIGGIIEQDRPKGLYEKWECVTNEKFPDSKKDLGLFTIIATKYTKSNSIVLGMEYEKGQFKVLGSGVGQPNRVDSLKKLAIPKIYENLENMWNEEKPNIDKEVFFKEKISECVLVSDAFFPFDDTVRVAAEHNIKFIIQSGGSIRDKEVIETSNKFGISMIFTGMRYFNH; encoded by the coding sequence ATGGAAAGAAGAGCACTAATTAGCGTTACAAATAAAAATGGCCTCGAAACGTTTGCAAAAACTTTATCTGAACTTGGCTTTGAAATTGTATCGACTGGGGGCACATTAAAATTTCTTTTGGAAAATGGTATAGATGCAACTCCAATTGAAAAAATTACAGGATTTAAAGAAATGATTGGAGGTAGGGTAAAAACTCTACATCCAAATATCCATGGTGGAATTCTATATATCAGGGATGACAAAGGGCATGAAAATGAAATAAGTTCAGAAGGGATAAAACCAATAGATGTTGTTGTATGTAACTTGTATGCTTTCAAAGAAACTGTTGCAAAAAATCCTTCTCTTGAAGATGCAATTGAAAACATTGACATCGGCGGAGTAACTCTTCTAAGGGCAGCTGCTAAAAATTTCAAATATGTAACTGTTATTGTGGACCCATCAGATTATAGTGGCGTCACTAAAGAGTTGTTAGAAAAAGGAAATACCTCTTACGAAACACGAAAGAAATTATGTGTCAAGGCTTTTTCCCACACCGCTGATTACGATAGTGCAATTGATTCTTATCTTTCAGAAGCCCTAACTGAAAATAAGAAATTAAGACTTTCTTATGATTCTGGTAAGGATCTAAGATATGGGGAGAATTGGCATCAAAAAGCACGTTTTTTCAAAAAAGATACTGTTGAGCCGTCAGCATCAAACATGAAACAGCTTCACGGCAAGGCTCTTTCTTATAATAATTATCTTGATATTGAAGCTGCGCTAAATGCTGCAAAGGAACTTTCTCATTACAATGCAGCAGTAATTGTGAAACATCTAAATCCTTGTGGTATTGCTACAGGAAAGACTCTACTTGGCGCATTGAAAAATGCATGGGATGGGGATAGAGTATCAGCATACGGTAGTATAATAGCTTTGACGAGAAAAGTAGATTTAGAAACAGCTTCTTTTCTCAAAGGTAAATTTGTTGAAGTAATAGTTGCTCCTTCTTTCGATGCGGATGCATTAGAATTTTTGAAGAACAAGAGCAAAGATTTGAGAATCCTTGAAACGGGAAAACTTTTCACTTCTGAAGAAAAAGTTTACAAATATTTGATTGGTGGGATTATTGAACAGGATCGACCAAAAGGTCTTTATGAAAAATGGGAATGCGTTACAAATGAAAAATTTCCCGATAGTAAAAAGGATTTAGGCCTTTTTACAATTATAGCAACTAAATATACAAAGTCAAACTCAATTGTTTTGGGGATGGAATACGAAAAAGGTCAGTTTAAGGTATTAGGAAGTGGAGTTGGACAGCCAAATAGAGTTGACTCACTTAAAAAACTTGCAATACCAAAAATATATGAGAATCTTGAAAATATGTGGAATGAAGAAAAGCCAAATATTGACAAAGAGGTCTTTTTCAAAGAAAAGATATCAGAGTGTGTTCTAGTTTCTGATGCCTTCTTCCCGTTCGATGATACTGTTAGAGTTGCAGCCGAGCATAATATAAAATTCATTATCCAGTCTGGAGGCTCAATAAGGGACAAAGAGGTAATAGAAACATCAAATAAATTTGGCATCTCTATGATCTTCACTGGAATGAGATACTTCAATCACTAA
- a CDS encoding phosphoribosylaminoimidazolesuccinocarboxamide synthase — MSTPSDTSTSFSREGKVKRVYDVSDKEIEFEFTDRISVFDKIIPSKIPFKGETLCREGAFWLKEAEKLGFLTHFIKITDKNKMLVKRVNIIHDYNKIDHKTKNYLIPLEFICRHYVAGSLHDRINKGKIDPKELGFSKKTVEYGEELPEPFIETSTKLEPVDRPLEKKEALIISKLTEEEYKNILETIIKMDSRMSKIVEKGGLIHVDGKKEFGMNEDRTLMFIDVFGTADEDRFWDKKLYEEGQMVELSKEFVRQYYIKTGYKKSLYDARDEGRPEPDIPALPENMVKDVSNLYINMYERITGEKFR, encoded by the coding sequence ATGAGTACCCCAAGTGATACCTCTACTAGTTTTTCAAGAGAAGGAAAAGTTAAGAGAGTTTACGATGTTTCTGATAAGGAAATTGAATTTGAATTTACTGACAGGATATCTGTCTTTGACAAAATAATTCCCTCTAAAATTCCTTTCAAAGGAGAAACACTTTGTAGGGAAGGGGCTTTCTGGCTTAAAGAGGCAGAGAAGTTAGGATTCCTAACTCACTTCATAAAAATAACAGATAAAAACAAGATGTTGGTCAAGAGGGTCAACATCATTCACGATTATAATAAAATTGATCACAAGACAAAAAATTATCTTATCCCGTTAGAATTTATTTGCAGACACTACGTTGCAGGTTCCCTCCATGATAGGATAAATAAGGGCAAGATAGATCCAAAAGAACTTGGATTTAGTAAAAAAACAGTTGAATATGGAGAAGAGCTGCCTGAGCCCTTTATTGAAACATCAACAAAGCTTGAACCTGTGGATAGACCATTGGAAAAGAAGGAAGCCTTGATCATATCTAAACTTACAGAAGAAGAATACAAGAATATTCTTGAAACAATAATCAAAATGGATTCAAGGATGTCAAAGATAGTAGAAAAAGGTGGCTTGATTCATGTTGATGGAAAAAAGGAGTTCGGGATGAATGAAGACAGAACTCTGATGTTTATTGACGTCTTTGGAACTGCAGACGAAGATAGATTCTGGGATAAAAAACTTTACGAAGAAGGGCAGATGGTAGAACTTTCAAAGGAATTTGTAAGGCAATATTATATTAAGACAGGATACAAAAAATCGTTATACGATGCAAGGGATGAAGGTCGACCAGAACCAGATATACCTGCATTACCTGAAAATATGGTGAAGGATGTATCCAATCTTTACATAAATATGTATGAAAGAATTACTGGAGAAAAATTTAGGTGA